In Arvicanthis niloticus isolate mArvNil1 chromosome 4, mArvNil1.pat.X, whole genome shotgun sequence, a single window of DNA contains:
- the Ensa gene encoding alpha-endosulfine isoform X1 yields the protein MSQKQEEENPAEETGEEKQDTQEKEGILPERAEEAKLKAKYPSLGQKPGGSDFLMKRLQKGQKYFDSGDYNMAKAKMKNKQLPSAGADKNLVTGDHIPTPQDLPQRKSSLVTSKLAGGQVE from the exons ATGTCccagaaacaagaagaagaaaaccctGCGGAGGAGACCGGCGAGGAGAAGCAG GATACACAGGAGAAAGAAGGTATTCTTCCTGAGAGAGCTGAGGAGGCGAAGCTAAAGGCCAAATACCCAAGCCTAGGACAGAAGCCTGGAGGCTCCGATTTCCTCATGAAGAGACTCCAGAAAGGG CAAAAGTACTTTGACTCAGGAGACTACAACATGGCCAAAGCCAAGATGAAGAACAAGCAGCTGCCAAGTGCAGGAGCAGACAAGAACCTGGTGACCGGTGACCACATCCCCACCCCACAGGACCTGCCCCAGAGAAAGTCCTCGCTCGTCACCAGCAAGCTTGCGGG TGGCCAAGTTGAATGA
- the Ensa gene encoding alpha-endosulfine isoform X2 gives MSQKQEEENPAEETGEEKQDTQEKEGILPERAEEAKLKAKYPSLGQKPGGSDFLMKRLQKGVWDALYCGTWMKSIEVLLHVFLKSTLTQETTTWPKPR, from the exons ATGTCccagaaacaagaagaagaaaaccctGCGGAGGAGACCGGCGAGGAGAAGCAG GATACACAGGAGAAAGAAGGTATTCTTCCTGAGAGAGCTGAGGAGGCGAAGCTAAAGGCCAAATACCCAAGCCTAGGACAGAAGCCTGGAGGCTCCGATTTCCTCATGAAGAGACTCCAGAAAGGGGTATGGGACGCCTTATACTGTGGCACTTGGATGAAGTCCATAGAGGTTCTACTGCATGTTTTTCT CAAAAGTACTTTGACTCAGGAGACTACAACATGGCCAAAGCCAAGATGA